TTCCGGTTCAAGTGACGATAAAATGTCACGCATTACATCAACATAACAATtgtgacaaattatttttcgTTCACAGATTATTAGCAACaagtttttgctttgttttggattCAGGCCCGCCTTTCGGCATGAATCCAAAACGCTGATACGGCACTTCCTGTTCCTGCCATTTTCAAAAGTGCTGACATAGCAATTACGGTTCCCattattttttgcaaaatgcTGATTGAGTTGTTGTGACCACATCTCCGTGTCCATTATTGTATGAAGGGCGAGGCCTTTACACAAAGAATatctcaatcaatcaaatcacCCTGGGAACAAATTTCAACGTTACAATAATtcacaaaatcaaaactaGTATTGCAGCTCCATTAGGAAGTGTTAACTTGACGTaacaatgttttgttgacaCGGAAGTCGCTACGGTTTCTTCTACTACTATTTCCGTATAGCGTTTGGTCAATCTGCGCATGTCAAAGTGATTTGTTCCGATCGAAAGTGTGACTCCTAATTGGATCAATAATTTTAGTGTCCATGAAAACAGTGCATTAATCATAATTTTAATCCAAACTCTGATCAGATCAAACAAATTTTGTTTGgcaagaaaataaagttgtttttgaacataggtgtcaaacccaaggcccagGGCCAGAAGCGGCCAGCCACATCGTTTTATATGGCCAGTGAGGACAAATTGACGGTACAAAGTCACGCgtcaatattaaaattacaaattgtcttcatttcaCAAAATAGAGGTATTGCTAGAAATTGTTATTaccacatcatttttaaatatttgaacatctCTTGCTTCAAAacttattcatcagtttgttgtgtagcctattaTGTATCATATATGGCGTTGacggtcataatggccctccaaaggaaactatgattacgatgtggcccgcgacaaaagtgagtttgacacccccgTTTTTGAATgtctaaaaatgcacaaaaactcACATCAGgcctggcaaaaaaaaaaataataatcacatttGAGGTTTATTCAGCCATTTGCAAAATATACCAATTCCAATGTGCCAGTACCCCAATATGCAAGTACCCCAAAGTGGCCCTCAATGGAAAATCGGAGAGACTTTCTGTTTGTTATTCAGAAGTACTCAATGGTATCTGCGTCTGTCTTGGACGCTTGGATATTAGCCAGCTCGATCGTTGAACCAGCGTATGGCAGACTTTTGAAAACACGCATGTGGACATGGTCGTCTCCTCCCACGTGCACCTACAACAGTATGAGAACACAAATGTTTAGAAGAGCCACTCAACTGCTccaacattttacattttaaatgttatacTCATTAAGGGTAACAAAAAGAAGGAAGTGAACTATACATTAGCCcacatgtgtcaaactcaaggcccgggggccagatacggcccgccacatcattttatgtggcccgcgaagacaaattgtgcatcaaattagTGTCATTAcgagaattgcaaattgtcttcacttttaatatcttttttttttttaatatttgaccagtttttactcgtctgatttgaaaacgagttatttgtccgtttgttttgtagcttttactgtatataatatgaggtgctcatacatttatttgggttgacagtcgtAATGGCCttccaaaagaagctatgactacaatgcggcccgcgaaaaaattagtttgacacccctgcgtTAGCCGGTGGGGGCTTGTGACATCGTAATAGAGGCATGATTTTGATGaacatttgttcaatttatGTGTAATTTTGTGACGTCAAAGCCTCTTATTTCTCTATAATGATCGTTACCATCACATTTTCAGTGTTAGTAAGCTGTAGTATACAATTTATATCAATTACTGCTTTCAgaataataaacataataaatatttttgatttatgaTGACTTGTCTGATATGTCACCTGAGGACATGTAATGAATAGACGATGCCTAAAACAAACGGAATATCAAATATCAAACGTCAGGCCGACCAACTTTTTCCCGCTTGCTTCGAGCTTACCTTGATGAAGTAGTTGGTCCCAGCCACAACCTGTGATTTGTAACTCTTGGCGATGAAGACGTCGAAAGTCTTCCCAGTTTTTTCCTCAGCATCAGACTTTACCTGAAAGGCATTGGTTTttggtatattttttttgttgtactttcaaaccaatcaatcaatcgtgTCAAATTCCTTACTCACTTTGTCGCATATTTTTTGAATCTCTTCGTCGGCATTAACTGCTTCAGCAAGCCCTCCGCACAACATTTTGAGTCTTGGACTGTGGATTAAAAGTGCAAGATTTCGTGCGTCTGTCCAGTTGAACACTACCGCTTTGTCATGTGACGATGACTAATAATGGACTGTACCATTCGCGTTTGGAGGCAACAGCATCTGTCTGCAGACCGCAAGACGGGGCGTGGTGTTGGAAAGGAGCGAACTATTCCAAAGAGGCGTAACACCAGAAAGGGGCGTCAACTTGTATTTCATCACATATGCGCCCCTCTTAAAGGGAACAGACATAGATAGGGTGAATGCCGCATTTTGaccatgaaatgaaataaaaacaaaaaactaaatgTGTTTCATTAAATCATGTACTAtttgttatatatttatacatttgaGATTTACATTGTATAACGGGGatttgccttttttaaaaatccatgAACCGAGTACATAGTGTCTAAGTAATGTTACGTGTTTCGTTCAAAACTATTCAACCCGCtttgcaataaaatgttttagaaagttggacatttatttttttgctgtgtaaATAGACGCATTAACTAAGGAGTTGCATTTTTGGAAACTAAGATAAAGGCCATTAAatctggtggtggtggtggttgttgggtggggtgggggcaaatgaacataaataaatcacataaGAAATAAGTCACATTTAAACTCAGCAGGGAAGCAAAAAGGCAGGCAGTTCCTGTGCACCCAAACTCATACATTGTTGCTTTATTATAATTGAACTTTATTATAATTGAACAAGAGATTGGGAAGAGCAGAAACGTTAACAGTAGCACTGTCAATAATACTGTACATCCCACTTTGCACTAATTGTACTGATTACTGTATCACGACTATAGTTTAGAGTTATAGTTATAACATAGTTTATTATTTAAAGAAACATGTTTGCCTTTTGCATTGCTAGCTAATTGTTTTGCATCAACCTCCACCCTCTTGACACCTAATAATCTTTTAAAGACAGGTAATGTCACTCTCACATGCTGCATTTGCTGTCCAAATAAATCCCAAGGTTAATTGTGTCACGAAAATAGGTAGATGAGTTTGCATAGTTGTTGCACAATGTGGTGAACCCAAATGAAGTAAAGCTGGGAGGGAAAGCAAGACAGgtctcaaaataatttttggggaaaacaaaGAAGGCAATGTACTTGGAAGAATAGGACCAGTGAAGTAACAAAATTATTACAAACCAACGAAGAATCTcgtggaaacaaaacaatactACAAAGTACAGGGAAAACTTGTCATGACATGGGAACACAACAACGACGACTGAAACAACCACAGCATATCGAGGCGCGACACGAGTGGCTGGGAGTAGCTGATTAATTGAAACAAGAAACGGGGCGGATGAGAACAGGTAGAAATGATAACCTAACAAGCAGGATAAGGCATAATTATGGGACACGGGATAAACCtgtcaaaacatgaaacaaatCTAAAACTAATCAAAATACAGCTCATGATAGTAGGTTCCCCACTCCTGAGTTGAACGACTTTCTGTTCCCGTTTGCCATCATGACCAATAAGCAGGCAAtacctttttattatttgtttactcCTTTTGAACATGTAAAgtatttccatccattttttgacCACTTCAGGGTTATGGGTGAGCTTCAAGCCTCTCCTGGCTATACCCTGGACAGGTTGGACTGGTGCCACAAGGCACATATTGCAACATCAATCATTCACTCTCATTCAAAGCTTCATGGAGGAGGAACTGAACCCACACTGCGGAAACACAAGTCAGGCAAACGTACCATCCCACCATGAGTCATGATGCACTTCCCCTTTGGAAgattttttgttctttattttattacattttattattgctttttattttattttaatatacaaAGTCAGGGCCCAAGATAAGTTACTAAGCATATCATataccaaaatatttttttaccaaaatTGCTGCCATAAACAGATAAGGTGTTCAGtaaaaccatccatccatctgtcatgCCTCGtccacagttttgtgatgtgtcatcagttctgtgtctgtgtgctcgcccctcccttcctgtgtgcccttgatttgTGTGATCACACGCACTTGCCTCattacctgtgttgtatttaagttctgtttgcgtgtcactctatgtcggagcattgcatgagatgtggacaatgcatgtctcactgtcacgcggtttgtttagttcctgtcttttgtttcacgttttggCGATCAGTCCTATTGGTTTCGttgtttagtcacgtcagtttgccgagtctgtccTTTTGGTTTGctacaataaaccctggtccaagctgcacttggtcgtcCTCGCTCCATTCCTCCACCCCGTCTTGACACCATCCCTCCATTTTATGAACCGCTCATCCTCATGAGGTTTGCCGATGTGCTATAGCCTCCCCTTGCTGTCTCAGGACGTtaggcggggtacaccctgaactggttgccagccaatcacagagcaCATAtgtatagacaaacaaccatccatactcacaatcacacctacaGACAATTTGGAGCGGTCAATCGATCTaccttgcatgtttttggaatgtgggaggaaaccagagtatcccgaggaaacccacgcagacaTCGGAAGAGCATACAAAtcccacacaggaaggccagaaTCGAACCCCTGCACCCTAAACTGTGAGacggatgtgctaaccagtgttccACCGTGCCGCCCTGACACATAACTAGCAAACActcatcaaaacaaatgacaaaagattCATTCTGTTTAACagagtgaaaaatgaaatgtgaatgGCCAGTTGAAGCAATGTCTTAATGTTCCTTGGTGTGCTAGATGAGGAACCAGAACCAGAGGGATAACTAATATTTACTGTAGGAGCTGGCTGAGCATGAGAGAGCAGATGAATGACGTAGAAGTCAGGCAGAGGAATACTGATTTTAGTACTTTGCAAATGGAAACACcccaataaaaaagaaagactagCATCAGTAACACATTGTGCAAATAGAATTGAGTCAGTGTGTTGCAGATATGGTGATAAAAAGAGCTCCACTCCTGAAAGTAAATAGACGCACGCCGCAGGTG
The window above is part of the Syngnathus acus chromosome 3, fSynAcu1.2, whole genome shotgun sequence genome. Proteins encoded here:
- the LOC119121036 gene encoding cystatin-B-like — encoded protein: MLCGGLAEAVNADEEIQKICDKVKSDAEEKTGKTFDVFIAKSYKSQVVAGTNYFIKVHVGGDDHVHMRVFKSLPYAGSTIELANIQASKTDADTIEYF